In a genomic window of Rubripirellula tenax:
- a CDS encoding right-handed parallel beta-helix repeat-containing protein encodes MNTQPRSFWFSRILQWILTLMVFALPGEGFAMDIFVSVDGHAQADGSLAKPYGSIVDAVEAVRSMRRGGYDEPVVIALREGRHPLNQTLVLGHGDGSPSVADDATLPQHGAGDTTRPAFLTFAAYRGENPIVSAGAAISGWKRLDAAPSTLPAMANGKVWVADMPPGMDRFYTLYDNHGRLRRARNSGFAYAKPGDKRTLHFPSGALKNWDNLADVEIHLRPGRAWVTNMLPLASVDEAAGVAKTSVSATYDMSPLPGYLHNPDDSTVWIENVLEALDEPGEWVLNTKTRQIYLWPSDPATDGSPRGILAPTTTELIRVEGIVDYDGPTDTPVQSIAFSGLTFSHADRWAWKSDQDRLGWGMQHDWDMFDRPTALVRFRGAEDCRVSDCRFLHSGGTGLRMDLHAQRNLIADCEFAHLGEAGILLAGYGPGTKDVNHHNEIVNNHIHHFSEITWHSPGLWAWQSGHNRMVHNELHHSGYAAVLITTRVTPDRSLNGEGGRTVRLHEIKQADKNRARGGYESWRRREKYNHARHNLFESNEISHSVQLLSDGNAIYVSGTGTGNIIRYNFIHDNLAPSLPAAIRCDDDQHETLIYGNVLYHNAGFAAGIASKGVNDIINNFIVDPVVVPRWGYVSFEWVPVPGSKVHHNIIMSHPDGGHIYAERPRGDGPPPRLVDTDMDMNLYFHPTDPHWADDHLQKMVAVGKEKSSRFGDPMLIDPAGGNFGFRQESVAPGLGIESLDVSKMGRQKREP; translated from the coding sequence ATGAACACGCAGCCTCGATCCTTCTGGTTTTCGCGTATTCTTCAATGGATTCTCACGTTGATGGTTTTTGCCCTGCCGGGCGAAGGTTTTGCTATGGACATCTTTGTGTCCGTCGACGGGCATGCCCAGGCCGATGGCAGTCTGGCGAAACCCTATGGATCGATAGTTGATGCGGTGGAGGCCGTTCGATCTATGCGTCGGGGCGGTTACGATGAACCGGTGGTGATCGCGCTGCGTGAGGGACGTCATCCTTTGAATCAAACCCTGGTTCTTGGCCACGGTGACGGTTCGCCATCGGTGGCGGACGATGCGACGTTACCGCAGCATGGCGCTGGCGACACGACGCGTCCCGCGTTTTTAACCTTCGCTGCGTATCGGGGAGAAAACCCCATTGTCAGTGCGGGTGCGGCGATTTCCGGATGGAAACGTTTGGATGCGGCGCCATCAACTCTCCCAGCGATGGCGAACGGCAAAGTTTGGGTAGCCGACATGCCCCCTGGGATGGACCGGTTCTATACTCTGTACGACAACCATGGTCGCTTAAGGCGGGCCCGAAACTCTGGATTTGCATACGCCAAACCGGGTGATAAACGAACGCTTCATTTCCCAAGCGGTGCTTTGAAGAACTGGGACAACTTAGCGGACGTCGAGATTCACCTGCGGCCAGGTCGAGCGTGGGTGACCAACATGCTTCCGCTTGCCTCCGTCGATGAAGCCGCTGGTGTCGCCAAGACGTCGGTTTCGGCAACGTATGACATGTCACCTTTGCCCGGGTACCTGCACAATCCCGACGATTCAACCGTGTGGATTGAGAATGTTTTGGAAGCCTTGGACGAGCCCGGCGAATGGGTGCTCAACACAAAGACGCGTCAGATCTATTTGTGGCCCTCAGATCCTGCCACAGACGGATCACCACGTGGGATCTTGGCTCCGACGACAACCGAATTGATCCGTGTCGAAGGGATCGTCGACTACGACGGCCCTACCGATACTCCGGTTCAAAGCATTGCTTTTTCGGGGCTAACTTTTTCGCATGCAGACCGTTGGGCTTGGAAAAGTGATCAAGATCGCTTGGGTTGGGGAATGCAGCACGATTGGGACATGTTCGATCGACCCACGGCGCTCGTCCGTTTTCGCGGCGCGGAAGACTGCCGAGTATCGGACTGTCGCTTTCTCCATTCCGGTGGAACAGGATTGCGAATGGACCTGCACGCTCAACGGAACCTCATTGCTGATTGCGAATTTGCACACTTGGGTGAAGCCGGAATCTTGCTGGCGGGATACGGTCCGGGGACGAAAGATGTCAACCATCACAACGAGATTGTGAACAACCACATCCACCATTTCAGTGAAATCACTTGGCACTCACCTGGCTTGTGGGCGTGGCAAAGCGGCCACAATCGAATGGTCCATAACGAACTGCACCACAGTGGCTATGCCGCGGTGCTGATCACCACTCGAGTCACTCCGGATCGAAGTTTGAATGGCGAAGGCGGCAGGACAGTGCGTCTGCACGAGATCAAGCAAGCGGATAAAAACCGAGCACGAGGTGGCTACGAAAGTTGGCGTCGTCGCGAAAAGTACAACCATGCCCGCCACAACCTCTTTGAATCGAACGAGATTTCACATTCCGTTCAATTGCTCTCCGATGGAAATGCCATTTATGTTTCCGGAACGGGCACGGGAAACATCATTCGATACAACTTTATCCACGACAATCTGGCACCTTCGCTTCCGGCAGCCATCCGCTGCGACGACGACCAACATGAGACGCTGATCTATGGAAACGTTCTGTATCACAACGCGGGTTTTGCAGCCGGAATCGCCTCGAAGGGAGTCAACGACATCATCAATAACTTCATCGTGGACCCGGTCGTCGTACCGCGCTGGGGTTACGTCAGCTTCGAGTGGGTGCCGGTTCCGGGATCGAAAGTTCATCACAACATCATCATGTCGCATCCTGACGGCGGACACATCTACGCGGAAAGGCCGCGAGGCGACGGCCCACCGCCCCGACTCGTGGACACGGACATGGACATGAATCTCTACTTTCACCCAACCGACCCGCACTGGGCAGACGATCACCTACAGAAAATGGTTGCGGTCGGCAAAGAGAAAAGCAGCCGCTTTGGCGACCCAATGCTGATAGATCCTGCGGGAGGAAATTTTGGCTTTCGACAAGAAAGCGTTGCTCCAGGCTTGGGGATCGAATCACTGGACGTTTCAAAGATGGGGCGTCAAAAAAGAGAACCTTGA
- a CDS encoding PVC-type heme-binding CxxCH protein, with translation MNQRLHAFNGIGLLLIGFSLAQTTSADDVGGIKIANLQGADVALMDNHDPDSQLENFDLLPGYQANLFAADPMFANPVHMHWDSAGRLWVACSWAYPQLKPGEVANDKIVILEDTDDDGVADKSTVFAEGLYLPTGIELANGGCYVGQSPDIFFLKDTDGDDVADVKELVLTGFGIEDSHHSISAWRRGPGGWLYFQEGIFLHAQVETQYGVLRNFNGGVYQFNPRTQELRMFCRGTGGNPWGHVFDRWGQSFMVNNPRIMYLSPATGNSGEAVRVKPLISTEKQCGGDLATGTHVGDDIRGQLLTGRFKSRTVVRYEFIEDGAGFRANVLEPLISSRHPNFRPVDVKTGPDGAVYVADWYNSIINHAQHDFRDPRRDHEHGRIWRITHKERPLAKKPQLVGVSIDALIEHLKSPEAWTRHQARKELSEREPDRVLAALENWVASLDTDAPDYDHYLVEAMWACQNVERVSEDILTRVMAAKDGHARSAGARIIRYWHDQLSDPVGMIARASADPFPRTRMEAVLSAGYIPSAELFAAALHSLDHPGDATLDQALPQTTKALEQYWRPALEAGTLQFAKPSHREFAEQGAGIGLERRLAEFLKKKSPTEIDIATIRTQLIQVGTDAEVRTIVAAVSKGEGLESPAATIAMLETLQQMARPDSPRSLQRSLKDLKQLVGHKNDTIAVLAASNLGVWGMAGADELAALQGDSVGAAVKQALAVALATTSGASYEQALAKLAAQGDLETRYAAAAGLAQANLNQGVKAAARLLREDPQGSDPVPLVQSLLQHHKGGRLLGDQLHKDQIHPAVMVSVSGFHRDTGMLPDSLADMFRPSMANKSLSADLLEEDIDALSTDVEKLGDPARGEMIYRRNSVACTRCHAIGPAGPEIGPNLVAVGAAAKTKYFVQSILEPNAAIAEHYETRTFLLASGKIRTGIVTFRNEKEVLVSDSSQIGKEIRIDVEDIEAEKSAKSLMPTGLADQLQDRGEFLDLVKFISVLGKPGEYKNDERPVIRKWRVIAASESDDVPADSAQWLPAYSKVSGELPPENFPTGESAFVRGFVDVLAAGMARLEINSIDGLTLWLDGKHVNDVAAPIRLEKGRRTLTFGFNPEQRQRGLRVELKSMDGEVKLQPEGGL, from the coding sequence ATGAATCAAAGACTTCACGCTTTCAATGGGATCGGCTTGTTGCTGATTGGATTCTCGCTTGCGCAAACGACCTCTGCCGATGATGTTGGAGGCATCAAAATAGCGAACCTTCAAGGCGCCGACGTGGCGTTGATGGACAATCACGATCCGGATTCGCAGTTGGAAAATTTCGACCTGCTGCCGGGGTACCAGGCTAACCTTTTCGCCGCCGACCCGATGTTCGCCAACCCGGTTCATATGCACTGGGACTCGGCGGGACGGCTGTGGGTCGCTTGCTCGTGGGCTTACCCACAGCTCAAGCCCGGCGAAGTTGCCAACGACAAGATCGTCATCCTGGAAGACACTGATGATGACGGAGTCGCCGACAAGTCGACTGTTTTCGCGGAGGGTCTCTATCTGCCAACGGGCATCGAACTGGCCAACGGGGGTTGTTATGTCGGGCAATCACCTGACATCTTTTTCCTCAAAGATACCGACGGGGACGACGTTGCGGATGTGAAGGAGCTGGTGCTGACCGGCTTTGGTATCGAGGACAGTCACCATTCCATCAGTGCTTGGCGTCGCGGTCCGGGCGGCTGGCTCTACTTTCAGGAAGGAATCTTTCTGCACGCTCAAGTGGAAACGCAATATGGAGTCTTGCGGAATTTCAACGGTGGCGTTTATCAGTTCAATCCTCGCACGCAGGAACTGCGAATGTTCTGCCGAGGGACGGGTGGCAATCCCTGGGGACACGTGTTCGATCGTTGGGGACAGTCCTTCATGGTGAACAATCCCCGAATCATGTATCTGTCGCCGGCGACCGGGAACAGCGGCGAAGCGGTTCGGGTCAAGCCTCTCATCAGCACCGAGAAACAATGCGGCGGTGACTTGGCGACGGGGACTCATGTGGGAGATGACATTCGTGGACAGTTGCTGACGGGGCGGTTCAAGAGCCGCACGGTCGTTCGCTATGAGTTTATCGAGGACGGTGCCGGCTTCCGCGCCAACGTGCTCGAGCCACTGATTAGTTCCAGACACCCGAACTTTCGTCCGGTCGATGTGAAGACCGGACCGGATGGAGCGGTTTATGTGGCCGACTGGTACAACTCCATCATCAACCATGCGCAACATGACTTCCGCGATCCGCGTCGCGATCACGAGCATGGTAGGATCTGGCGGATCACTCACAAGGAACGACCGCTTGCCAAGAAGCCGCAGCTTGTGGGTGTGTCGATCGACGCACTGATTGAACACCTCAAGAGCCCGGAAGCCTGGACTCGACATCAAGCACGCAAAGAGTTGAGCGAACGGGAACCGGACAGAGTTCTGGCCGCACTTGAAAACTGGGTCGCGTCGCTCGATACCGATGCGCCAGACTACGATCATTATCTCGTCGAAGCGATGTGGGCTTGCCAAAACGTCGAGCGCGTCAGCGAGGACATCCTGACGCGAGTGATGGCGGCAAAGGACGGCCATGCCCGCAGCGCCGGCGCACGAATCATTCGGTATTGGCACGACCAGCTATCCGATCCGGTCGGCATGATCGCTCGAGCGTCTGCCGATCCGTTCCCTCGCACGCGGATGGAAGCCGTCCTTTCCGCGGGATATATCCCGAGTGCGGAATTGTTCGCCGCAGCGCTGCACTCTTTGGATCATCCCGGCGACGCGACGCTAGACCAGGCACTGCCTCAGACGACAAAGGCATTGGAACAGTACTGGCGCCCCGCGCTGGAGGCCGGGACTTTGCAGTTCGCGAAACCGTCTCATCGTGAGTTCGCCGAACAGGGCGCGGGGATCGGCCTGGAACGTCGCCTGGCGGAATTCTTGAAAAAGAAATCGCCAACAGAAATCGACATCGCAACCATCCGAACTCAATTAATTCAAGTCGGCACGGACGCCGAAGTACGGACGATCGTTGCCGCCGTTAGCAAGGGCGAAGGGCTTGAGTCACCGGCGGCCACAATCGCGATGCTTGAGACGCTACAGCAAATGGCTAGACCAGATTCACCGAGGTCTCTTCAACGCAGCTTGAAGGATCTGAAGCAGCTGGTCGGTCATAAGAACGATACGATTGCGGTTCTCGCGGCGAGCAATCTTGGCGTCTGGGGAATGGCTGGGGCCGATGAACTTGCCGCTCTACAGGGCGATTCCGTTGGTGCGGCGGTCAAGCAAGCTCTTGCTGTGGCGCTCGCCACAACTAGCGGCGCAAGCTATGAACAAGCACTCGCAAAACTTGCGGCTCAAGGTGACCTGGAAACTCGCTACGCCGCCGCCGCAGGACTGGCTCAAGCCAATCTGAATCAAGGCGTCAAAGCGGCAGCCAGATTATTGCGCGAAGACCCGCAGGGTTCCGATCCAGTTCCCCTTGTCCAATCTCTTTTGCAGCATCACAAGGGCGGACGACTGCTGGGCGATCAGCTTCACAAAGATCAGATACACCCTGCGGTGATGGTGAGTGTCAGTGGGTTTCATCGCGACACCGGAATGCTTCCCGATTCTCTTGCCGACATGTTCCGACCGTCGATGGCAAATAAGTCTCTGAGTGCCGATTTGTTGGAAGAGGACATCGATGCGCTCTCCACGGATGTTGAGAAGCTTGGAGACCCGGCGCGAGGCGAGATGATCTATCGCCGCAACAGCGTCGCCTGCACACGATGCCATGCGATCGGTCCGGCCGGTCCGGAGATTGGTCCGAATCTGGTAGCGGTTGGAGCCGCGGCGAAGACGAAGTACTTCGTTCAGTCGATCCTTGAACCGAATGCGGCGATCGCAGAACACTACGAGACCCGGACGTTTCTGCTCGCCAGTGGCAAAATCCGTACGGGCATCGTGACGTTTCGAAACGAAAAGGAAGTTCTTGTCAGTGACTCGTCGCAAATCGGAAAAGAGATCAGAATCGATGTGGAGGATATTGAAGCGGAAAAATCTGCAAAGTCACTGATGCCGACGGGACTTGCGGACCAACTGCAAGACCGCGGCGAGTTTCTCGACCTCGTCAAATTCATCTCCGTGTTGGGCAAGCCAGGCGAATACAAGAACGACGAGCGCCCCGTCATTCGCAAATGGCGAGTGATCGCGGCCTCGGAAAGCGACGATGTGCCGGCCGACAGTGCCCAATGGCTGCCCGCCTACAGCAAAGTCAGCGGAGAGTTGCCTCCCGAGAATTTCCCCACCGGCGAATCAGCGTTCGTCCGCGGATTCGTCGATGTACTAGCGGCCGGTATGGCTCGACTGGAGATAAACTCGATCGACGGTTTGACGCTTTGGTTGGATGGCAAACACGTCAATGACGTCGCCGCTCCGATCAGGCTAGAGAAAGGACGCCGCACGTTGACATTCGGCTTCAATCCAGAACAACGGCAAAGGGGACTGCGCGTCGAGCTAAAATCGATGGATGGCGAGGTCAAGTTGCAACCGGAAGGTGGGCTCTAA
- a CDS encoding SGNH/GDSL hydrolase family protein encodes MNNIFLSTALIIGCLTAPTTIADSPVRPGDRIAIIGNTFADQLRIHGYLEAMLLQHSRENPVSIRNLGWGGDMLAARDRPTGFPTEESTLMAHKTDVIIACFGMGESFAGEKGLDDFTNQLKTLIASHAGKTYNGKSEVRLILVSPIACEDMGKLTPGRDERNRDLASYTRAMQDVATDADVPFVNLLDVSRYLMDEPKGPQLTTNGIHLNAFGYWAISHTFFDQLRSDDRFSGRQSWLLRIDAATKASDGRGVDISELATGPSGLSFQVTEKSAPTLRPPIDQQLPPQLEFVRDTLVVENLKPGKYQLTVDGELVATATAEAWAAGLAIDDSPVHKAAEAFHAVVNDKNLQFTYSWKALNQVHIVGERRKSPSGKNLPAEVIEFNRLANELDSSLGKPIELKTRRWRVSLTSQ; translated from the coding sequence ATGAATAACATCTTCCTCAGCACCGCGTTGATCATCGGTTGTCTCACCGCGCCAACGACGATTGCGGATTCGCCAGTCCGGCCTGGTGATCGGATCGCCATCATCGGCAATACCTTCGCCGATCAACTTCGGATTCACGGGTATTTAGAGGCGATGCTCTTGCAGCACTCTCGCGAGAATCCCGTTTCGATTCGCAACCTCGGATGGGGCGGCGATATGTTGGCTGCACGCGATCGACCGACGGGTTTCCCGACCGAAGAATCGACCCTGATGGCACACAAGACGGATGTGATCATCGCCTGCTTCGGAATGGGAGAATCGTTTGCCGGCGAGAAGGGACTCGATGATTTCACAAATCAGCTCAAGACGCTGATCGCCTCGCATGCCGGCAAGACGTACAACGGCAAATCAGAAGTGCGATTGATTTTGGTGTCACCCATTGCGTGCGAAGATATGGGAAAGCTGACGCCGGGACGGGACGAGCGGAATCGAGATTTGGCATCGTACACTCGAGCGATGCAAGATGTAGCGACAGATGCCGATGTCCCCTTTGTCAATCTGCTTGATGTGTCGCGTTATCTGATGGATGAACCGAAGGGACCGCAACTGACCACCAACGGGATTCACCTCAATGCCTTTGGGTACTGGGCGATCAGCCATACGTTCTTCGATCAATTGAGATCCGACGATCGTTTCTCAGGTCGTCAGTCTTGGCTGCTACGAATAGATGCGGCGACGAAGGCGAGTGATGGACGCGGCGTTGACATCTCGGAACTGGCAACCGGGCCGTCGGGTCTCAGCTTTCAGGTCACAGAGAAGTCCGCACCAACACTGCGTCCCCCAATCGACCAACAGTTGCCTCCACAACTTGAATTCGTTCGAGACACGCTGGTCGTCGAAAACCTCAAGCCTGGGAAATACCAGTTGACCGTTGATGGGGAGCTTGTCGCAACGGCCACCGCGGAAGCTTGGGCAGCGGGATTGGCGATTGATGATTCACCCGTTCACAAAGCGGCCGAGGCGTTTCACGCAGTCGTAAACGATAAGAACCTGCAGTTCACCTATAGCTGGAAGGCACTGAACCAGGTTCACATTGTCGGCGAGCGCCGCAAGTCTCCGAGTGGCAAGAATCTGCCTGCGGAGGTGATTGAGTTCAACCGACTTGCAAACGAACTTGACTCTTCGCTTGGTAAACCGATCGAACTTAAGACGCGGCGATGGCGAGTCTCTCTCACTTCGCAGTAA
- a CDS encoding ThuA domain-containing protein produces MNALRRAVALAIAITLVISISKFATANDDDKPHVVLVVGTLHYSPELTMPAFAKELERFGFRTTVVMGDGNPEKKTENVLPGIEALADADLAIFFVRFLKLPDNEWQPIEDYFKSGKPVIGLRTASHSFKYPNGHRRFSWNDDFGRRVLGTPYIVHQTSETRISVIEEALQHPIMTNVKEKNWVSPGTLYLTRLQDGCVPLVTGSGDGKARTLKKAFGTIEVKPHESDVVAWAWENEWGSKVFGTSFGHPGDFGEESFVRMLVNAVHWSVDRPLPSAAEKVSTWKIERADK; encoded by the coding sequence ATGAATGCTCTACGACGAGCGGTCGCATTGGCGATCGCGATCACACTTGTCATTTCGATTTCCAAATTCGCGACTGCAAATGATGACGACAAACCGCATGTGGTTCTTGTTGTCGGCACGTTGCACTATTCGCCGGAATTGACGATGCCTGCCTTCGCCAAGGAATTGGAGCGTTTCGGGTTTCGCACGACCGTGGTGATGGGAGACGGCAATCCAGAGAAGAAGACGGAAAACGTTCTGCCCGGTATCGAAGCTTTGGCCGACGCTGACCTGGCAATCTTTTTCGTGCGTTTTTTGAAGCTGCCCGACAACGAGTGGCAGCCGATTGAAGACTATTTCAAGTCCGGCAAACCCGTCATTGGGCTTCGGACTGCAAGTCATTCGTTCAAGTATCCCAACGGCCATCGACGGTTCTCGTGGAACGACGATTTCGGACGTCGGGTTTTGGGCACTCCCTACATCGTGCATCAGACGAGTGAGACGCGAATCAGCGTCATCGAGGAAGCGTTGCAGCACCCCATCATGACAAACGTCAAAGAAAAGAACTGGGTGTCGCCGGGGACACTCTATCTAACTCGTCTTCAAGACGGCTGCGTCCCCTTGGTGACCGGATCCGGCGACGGCAAAGCACGCACATTGAAGAAAGCGTTTGGGACGATCGAAGTGAAACCACATGAATCGGACGTCGTCGCCTGGGCGTGGGAGAATGAGTGGGGCAGTAAAGTGTTTGGAACGTCGTTCGGGCATCCTGGTGATTTCGGTGAGGAATCTTTTGTGCGAATGTTGGTCAACGCGGTCCATTGGTCCGTCGATCGTCCGCTGCCAAGTGCCGCCGAGAAGGTTTCGACGTGGAAGATTGAACGCGCTGACAAGTAG
- a CDS encoding putative glycoside hydrolase, translating into MRQRMINALRLVSVIAGLATLIPGMLHAQPAGPGDWSKVRLFGHAFRNDDYTPEQYDFIRDHFAIFTIEKRHAKNVYGATSTEKAAAETAKKLLKKNPDIRVLFYWSTNTAYSRYYTTVRDVVAQHPDWVQEVRDGTVRWTYPNDTARNWWANMADQLVMDSDLNGVFGDGAPGANARGQLKSVESCLKRLSSFVIYNGYRVQSSTKCAAGASTLANADGVFCEAFFRSSVETADEGVKLMDELLAIPSDKYILCRGAGDGDFGTTHDFTLACYLIIANDYSFYSWGGVNNSYAADDSLMYWSNDFDQEIGKPLGKATKDGYAYHREFEHCRVDVNLETKTSSIFWNPVDRKTTP; encoded by the coding sequence ATGAGACAGAGAATGATCAACGCGTTGCGGCTGGTGTCCGTGATCGCCGGTCTGGCTACTCTCATTCCCGGGATGCTCCATGCGCAGCCGGCCGGGCCGGGCGATTGGTCGAAGGTGCGTCTATTCGGACATGCCTTTCGCAATGACGATTACACACCCGAACAGTACGATTTCATCCGGGATCACTTCGCAATTTTCACGATCGAAAAGCGGCATGCAAAGAACGTTTACGGCGCGACCAGCACTGAAAAGGCAGCGGCCGAAACTGCAAAGAAACTGCTAAAGAAAAACCCCGACATACGCGTGCTATTCTACTGGAGCACCAACACAGCCTACAGTCGGTACTATACCACCGTCCGAGATGTGGTTGCACAGCACCCGGACTGGGTCCAGGAAGTGCGTGACGGAACCGTTCGCTGGACCTATCCCAACGACACCGCCCGAAACTGGTGGGCCAACATGGCCGATCAGTTGGTCATGGACAGCGACTTGAACGGCGTCTTCGGCGACGGCGCGCCGGGAGCCAACGCGCGTGGTCAATTAAAAAGTGTCGAAAGTTGCCTGAAGCGGCTATCCAGTTTCGTCATCTATAATGGCTACCGCGTTCAGTCCTCAACCAAGTGCGCAGCTGGGGCAAGTACACTCGCAAATGCAGACGGCGTTTTCTGCGAAGCCTTCTTTCGATCTTCGGTAGAGACCGCTGATGAAGGCGTAAAGCTGATGGACGAGCTTTTAGCCATTCCCTCTGACAAATACATCCTTTGCCGCGGAGCCGGGGACGGCGACTTTGGAACCACGCACGACTTTACACTCGCGTGCTACTTGATCATCGCCAACGACTATTCGTTTTATAGTTGGGGCGGCGTTAACAACTCCTACGCCGCCGACGATTCACTGATGTACTGGTCCAATGACTTTGATCAAGAGATCGGCAAACCCTTGGGCAAGGCCACCAAAGACGGCTACGCATACCATAGGGAATTCGAGCATTGCCGCGTCGATGTAAACTTGGAAACAAAAACCTCGTCCATCTTTTGGAACCCGGTAGATCGCAAAACCACTCCGTGA
- a CDS encoding hybrid sensor histidine kinase/response regulator — MTDSKQPRESIVALSPGFPEWLRDSFVEELPLYVILKDLEGKFTYVNKQTARLLDLPIQDIIGKTDFDLFAAELAQKFWDDDRDVIRTGLAVEHIEHNCTTPVSRLVKVRKTPIRTEDGKIIGIEVVFWDVTAHQEAEANLEQERFLLQSLLNNLPDFIYFKDLQSRFLRVSQAHAQRLGLSDAAEAVGTTDSDYFPEEYAEAARTDELQLIRSGQDVIGREEHAVWPDGSETWVATSKLPLRNEDGRIVGTFGISRDITELKAAVEAIERAKQVAEAASRAKSEFVANLSHEIRTPMNAIIGMADLLVNGGLDQVRSEQAKTILESGECLLALLNEILDFSRIESGRLELDPIQGDVRELVNGVVRMLAVRVNEKSIEITSHVTPETPRYVVADFVRLRQILINLVGNAIKFTAQGSVSLRVELVKQNDRDVTLRFSVSDTGIGIPSEKLEVIFEEFEQADKSTTRRYGGTGLGLAISSRLVKLMGGTVQVESQAGQGSTFSFSLSFPVADDAEVKDADAETRAAADSSHAPLRILVAEDGATNQLVAKMMLTRRGHTVVIANDGREALDLSADSEFDAILMDLEMPEMDGLEATRQIRDRERGTGLHIPIIAMTAHAMETDVQRCLDAGMDAYIAKPIRQNTVIDTIERLVDP; from the coding sequence ATGACCGACTCTAAACAACCACGCGAATCAATCGTTGCATTGTCCCCTGGATTCCCAGAGTGGTTACGTGATTCCTTTGTCGAAGAACTGCCGCTATACGTGATCCTGAAGGACCTGGAAGGAAAATTCACTTACGTCAACAAACAAACAGCTCGATTGTTAGACCTTCCGATCCAAGACATCATTGGCAAGACTGATTTTGATTTGTTTGCGGCAGAGCTGGCCCAGAAGTTTTGGGATGATGACCGCGACGTGATCCGGACAGGTCTCGCCGTCGAGCACATTGAGCACAACTGCACGACTCCGGTCAGTCGACTCGTCAAAGTACGCAAGACGCCGATCCGTACCGAAGACGGCAAGATCATCGGAATCGAAGTCGTGTTTTGGGACGTGACCGCGCATCAAGAAGCCGAAGCCAATCTGGAACAAGAACGCTTCCTGCTTCAATCGCTTTTAAACAACTTGCCCGACTTCATCTATTTCAAGGACTTGCAAAGTCGCTTTCTTCGCGTCAGCCAAGCGCACGCCCAGCGACTCGGATTGTCGGACGCTGCCGAAGCGGTTGGCACAACCGACAGTGACTACTTTCCCGAAGAGTACGCAGAAGCCGCTCGGACGGACGAGTTGCAACTGATCCGGTCGGGTCAGGATGTAATCGGACGTGAGGAACATGCCGTTTGGCCCGACGGCAGCGAAACCTGGGTGGCAACGAGCAAGCTTCCGCTTCGTAATGAAGACGGTCGAATCGTCGGAACGTTCGGTATCTCACGTGATATCACGGAACTCAAGGCAGCGGTCGAGGCGATCGAACGTGCAAAGCAAGTAGCGGAGGCGGCAAGCCGCGCGAAGAGCGAATTCGTCGCCAATTTGAGCCATGAAATTCGCACACCGATGAATGCAATCATCGGAATGGCAGATCTTTTGGTCAACGGTGGTCTTGACCAAGTCCGTTCCGAACAAGCCAAAACCATTCTCGAATCGGGTGAATGTCTGCTTGCCCTGCTCAACGAGATTCTCGATTTCTCGCGTATCGAATCCGGACGCCTGGAACTGGATCCGATACAGGGTGACGTGCGAGAGCTAGTCAACGGCGTGGTTCGTATGCTTGCAGTTCGAGTGAATGAGAAGTCGATTGAAATCACGTCTCACGTCACTCCCGAGACGCCTCGCTATGTCGTAGCAGATTTCGTTCGTTTGCGCCAAATCCTCATCAATCTCGTTGGCAATGCAATCAAGTTCACTGCACAGGGTTCCGTTTCCCTTCGCGTCGAGCTCGTGAAACAGAATGATAGAGACGTCACGCTGCGATTTTCCGTTTCGGATACAGGAATAGGAATTCCGAGCGAGAAGCTGGAAGTGATATTTGAGGAATTCGAGCAAGCAGACAAATCGACGACTCGGCGTTACGGCGGGACCGGACTTGGACTTGCCATCTCCTCGCGCCTTGTCAAATTGATGGGTGGAACGGTCCAGGTTGAAAGCCAAGCGGGGCAAGGCAGTACGTTCTCCTTCTCGCTATCGTTTCCTGTCGCCGACGATGCAGAAGTGAAGGACGCCGATGCAGAAACGCGGGCGGCCGCCGATTCGTCGCATGCCCCACTGCGTATCCTGGTGGCCGAAGACGGTGCCACCAATCAATTGGTCGCGAAGATGATGCTTACCCGTCGCGGTCACACGGTCGTGATCGCAAACGATGGCCGTGAAGCACTGGACCTCTCCGCCGATTCGGAATTCGACGCGATTTTGATGGATCTCGAGATGCCTGAGATGGATGGGCTAGAGGCGACCCGACAGATTCGCGATCGCGAACGCGGCACCGGTTTACACATTCCGATTATCGCCATGACCGCGCACGCAATGGAAACCGACGTGCAACGTTGTCTCGATGCCGGCATGGACGCCTACATCGCAAAACCCATTCGACAGAACACGGTGATCGACACGATCGAGCGTCTGGTTGACCCGTGA